In the genome of Terriglobia bacterium, the window ACACCGGAAAGCCCGTCCGGGTCCATCCCGCGCGGGCAAGGCCGTTCTGTCCATACCACCAAGAGGGTCACTCGTCAAATCCGACACGAAATGTCGAGTACGCGGCTCGGCCGCCGGGCGCGGCCGCCTCCGGACCGGAATCCGGGCTCCCGCGGTCCCGCGGTGCAGGCGCCGCGGCCGTTCGCGAAGGGGGTTTGACGGCGCGCCCTCGTACCCTGATAACCATGAAGGGCAAAAATCGTATAATGCCTCGACGAGTCCAAAAGGAGGAGTGCCATGCCGAAGGCCTTCCGTAGCCTGTCGATCGTTTTCACACTCGCTTTCCTCGTCGCGCCGGTCGCGGCGCTGGCGGACGAGCCCGCCGATTCCGCGACCGCGACGGCTGACGCTTATCAGGGCCCGCGTCTGCTTCCTGACTGCAAGGCGCCTTTCCAGTTGCCGAGCGACGCGCGACGGGCGGTCGGCGACAAGGTCTTGACGTTCCAGGCGGTCGTCCTCAAGGACGGCACCGTCGGCTACGCCGAGCTCCTGAACAACGACCGGCCCTACCCCGGGGTCGAGCAGGCCGCCCGAGCCTCGTTCCGCAGCTGGCGGTACGCTCCCGGCACGCTCGCGGGAGAGGCGGTGGATGCCGGCGTCACGATCTCCGTTCAGTTCCGCGGAGCGTCCGCCGCGTCGATCACGAGGCCGGCCGAGAGCTGGGACATGAAGTCCGGCGCCTCGTTCCCGGGTCTCGAGCAGATCGTGCTGCGCGACGGGTTGCTGTCCAGCC includes:
- a CDS encoding energy transducer TonB, whose protein sequence is MPKAFRSLSIVFTLAFLVAPVAALADEPADSATATADAYQGPRLLPDCKAPFQLPSDARRAVGDKVLTFQAVVLKDGTVGYAELLNNDRPYPGVEQAARASFRSWRYAPGTLAGEAVDAGVTISVQFRGASAASITRPAESWDMKSGASFPGLEQIVLRDGLLSSQRGGHKNWEHNKVTVTNQPGCEIVGGPLCMYMSNRPAHNEPGSPGADFSRGR